In a single window of the Nocardioides massiliensis genome:
- a CDS encoding DNA-3-methyladenine glycosylase has translation MAGSTDDWAVLDGHAAEAAPRLLGSLVVHEHPTEGRVGIRLTEVEAYQGPEDPGSHAHRGRTDRNQVMFGPSGHLYVYRIYGMHDCANIVCSPEGVGAGVLLRAGEVVEGLELARSRRPGASDRDLARGPARLARALGLDRSHGGADLRVGPVTLHLAAEPAGPVRTGPRVGLRLAADFPWRFWVDGDPTVSPYRPAAPKRRR, from the coding sequence GTGGCTGGCTCGACTGACGACTGGGCCGTCCTCGACGGCCACGCCGCCGAGGCCGCGCCGCGGCTGCTCGGCTCGCTGGTCGTGCACGAGCACCCCACCGAGGGGCGGGTCGGGATCCGGCTGACCGAGGTCGAGGCCTACCAGGGTCCGGAGGACCCGGGCTCGCACGCGCACCGCGGCCGCACCGACCGCAACCAGGTGATGTTCGGCCCGTCCGGACACCTCTACGTCTACCGGATCTACGGCATGCACGACTGCGCCAACATCGTGTGCTCCCCCGAGGGGGTCGGGGCCGGAGTGTTGCTGCGCGCCGGTGAGGTGGTCGAGGGCCTCGAGCTGGCGCGGTCGCGGCGCCCCGGCGCCAGCGACCGCGACCTCGCGCGCGGTCCGGCGCGCCTGGCCCGAGCACTCGGCCTCGACCGCAGCCACGGCGGCGCCGACCTGCGCGTCGGTCCGGTGACGTTGCACCTGGCTGCCGAGCCCGCGGGACCGGTCCGCACCGGGCCCCGCGTCGGGCTGCGCCTCGCCGCCGACTTCCCGTGGCGGTTCTGGGTCGACGGTGACCCCACCGTGTCGCCGTACCGTCCGGCGGCGCCGAAGCGCCGCCGCTGA
- a CDS encoding TIGR03557 family F420-dependent LLM class oxidoreductase encodes MTRYGYTLMSEQSPPRHLVAYAARAEQAGFDFEVMSDHYFPWLDEQGHSGYAWSMLGAVSQVTSQVELMTFVTCPIIRYHPAVVAQKAATIGELSEGRFTLGLGAGESLNEHVVGRGWPPANVRHEMFAEALEIIRRLLDGGYVDFAGQHFRVDSAKIWDLPEERVQIGAAVSGPQSIRTAAPYADHLIAVEPNPDLITTWEEEKSGGASRKVGQIPVCWGPDKDAAVRTAHEQFRWFAGGWKVNAELPGTAAFDAATQFVTEADVADNIPCGPNTDAIVAAVREFEEAGFTDVALIQIGDSSQEDFLAYAEAELLPALRG; translated from the coding sequence ATGACCCGCTACGGATACACCCTGATGAGTGAGCAGTCCCCGCCCCGACACCTGGTGGCGTACGCCGCCCGCGCCGAGCAGGCCGGCTTCGACTTCGAGGTGATGAGCGACCACTACTTCCCCTGGCTCGACGAGCAGGGGCACTCCGGCTATGCGTGGAGCATGCTCGGCGCGGTCAGCCAGGTGACCTCGCAGGTGGAGCTCATGACCTTCGTGACCTGCCCGATCATCCGCTACCACCCCGCCGTCGTCGCCCAGAAGGCCGCGACGATCGGCGAGCTCAGCGAGGGCCGGTTCACCCTCGGGCTGGGTGCCGGCGAGAGCCTCAACGAGCACGTCGTCGGTCGCGGATGGCCGCCGGCCAACGTCCGCCACGAGATGTTCGCCGAGGCGCTCGAGATCATCCGTCGGCTCCTCGACGGTGGGTACGTCGACTTCGCCGGCCAGCACTTCCGCGTCGACTCCGCGAAGATCTGGGACCTCCCCGAGGAGCGTGTGCAGATCGGTGCCGCGGTCTCCGGGCCGCAGTCGATCCGCACCGCAGCGCCGTACGCCGACCACCTCATCGCGGTGGAGCCGAACCCCGACCTGATCACGACCTGGGAGGAGGAGAAGTCCGGCGGCGCCAGCCGCAAGGTCGGGCAGATCCCCGTCTGCTGGGGTCCCGACAAGGACGCGGCCGTCCGCACGGCGCATGAGCAGTTCCGTTGGTTCGCCGGCGGCTGGAAGGTCAACGCCGAGCTGCCGGGCACGGCCGCCTTCGACGCGGCCACCCAGTTCGTCACCGAGGCCGACGTCGCCGACAACATCCCGTGCGGGCCCAACACCGACGCGATCGTCGCGGCCGTCCGGGAGTTCGAGGAGGCCGGCTTCACCGACGTCGCACTCATCCAGATCGGTGACTCCTCCCAGGAGGACTTCCTCGCCTACGCCGAGGCGGAGCTGCTGCCTGCGCTGCGCGGCTGA
- the tyrS gene encoding tyrosine--tRNA ligase yields the protein MSTTSAAGTDPGLLDDLRWRGLIAHSTDLDALGEALRAGSVRFYVGFDPTAPSLHMGHLVQILTARRLQVAGHTPYALVGGATGMIGDPRDSGERTLNSADVVAEWVQRIRGQIEPFLDFDGPCAATMVNNLDWTAELSAIDFLRDIGKHFPVNRMLARDVVKRRLEDGISYTEFSYVLLQSMDFLELHRRHDVALQFGGSDQWGNLSAGVDLVRRAEGAHVHAFATPLLTRADGTKYGKSEGGALWLDPELLSPYAFFQFWLNVEDEKIGELLRVFTFLSREQIEELEQLSVAEPHRRHGQRTLAREVTTLVHGADETARIEAASAALFGGGDLRDLAVPTLAAALREAGATELEAGDELPTVVDLLVASGLATSKSEARRTVGEGGASINNERVTDPDHRPARADLLGGSWLVVRRGKKRFAGVEVR from the coding sequence GTGAGTACGACGTCTGCGGCCGGCACCGACCCCGGCCTCCTCGACGACCTGCGCTGGCGTGGGTTGATCGCGCACAGCACCGACCTCGACGCGCTGGGCGAGGCCCTGCGTGCCGGGAGCGTGCGCTTCTACGTCGGCTTCGACCCCACCGCCCCCTCGCTGCACATGGGGCACCTCGTCCAGATCCTCACCGCCCGGCGGCTGCAGGTCGCAGGGCACACGCCGTACGCCCTGGTCGGCGGGGCGACCGGCATGATCGGCGATCCCCGTGACTCCGGCGAGCGGACGCTGAACTCGGCCGACGTCGTCGCGGAGTGGGTGCAGCGCATCCGCGGCCAGATCGAGCCGTTCCTCGACTTCGACGGACCGTGCGCTGCGACGATGGTCAACAACCTCGACTGGACCGCCGAGCTGTCGGCGATCGACTTCCTGCGCGACATCGGCAAGCACTTCCCGGTCAACCGGATGCTCGCGCGCGACGTCGTGAAGCGTCGGCTCGAGGACGGCATCAGCTACACGGAGTTCAGCTACGTCCTGCTGCAGTCGATGGACTTCCTCGAGCTGCACCGCCGCCACGACGTCGCGCTGCAGTTCGGCGGCAGCGACCAGTGGGGGAACCTGAGCGCGGGCGTCGACCTCGTCCGCCGCGCGGAGGGCGCTCACGTGCATGCCTTCGCCACGCCGCTGCTCACCCGCGCCGACGGGACGAAGTACGGCAAGTCCGAGGGCGGCGCATTGTGGCTCGACCCGGAGCTGCTCTCGCCGTACGCCTTCTTCCAGTTCTGGCTCAACGTCGAGGACGAGAAGATCGGCGAGCTGCTCCGCGTCTTCACGTTCCTGTCCCGCGAGCAGATCGAGGAGCTCGAGCAGCTCTCGGTCGCCGAGCCGCACCGCCGCCACGGCCAACGCACCCTCGCCCGCGAGGTGACCACGCTGGTCCACGGAGCCGACGAGACGGCCCGGATCGAGGCCGCCTCCGCGGCGCTCTTCGGCGGGGGAGACCTGCGCGACCTCGCGGTCCCCACGCTGGCGGCCGCGCTCCGCGAGGCGGGCGCCACCGAGCTCGAGGCCGGGGACGAGCTGCCCACCGTCGTCGACCTGCTGGTCGCGAGCGGGCTGGCCACCAGCAAGAGCGAGGCGCGCCGCACCGTGGGGGAGGGCGGCGCCTCCATCAACAACGAACGCGTCACCGACCCCGACCACCGGCCGGCCCGCGCCGACCTGCTCGGCGGGTCGTGGCTGGTCGTGCGACGCGGCAAGAAGCGGTTCGCGGGCGTCGAGGTCCGCTGA
- a CDS encoding alpha-hydroxy acid oxidase, producing MPGSVEDLMERAAAHLPAPVAAYLAMGSGAGIAAAEATPAWDALRFAPRVLRSVTDVELRDADGLLPFGIAPATLQRAVHPDGELATARGAAEAGARMVVSSNTGTPFRAIAETGVTWWLQTYLPPDRPSAEPLLQRAVEAGAAAVVLTADTPVVARKRDAVAARVWGEIDPAFVGAEHPRTPLEVPERGEGTDRYREKATDLGPHDIGWLAAVTGLPVVVKGVLRADDAQRCIDAGAAAVWVSNHGGRQFDGALPTARALPGVVASAAGQVPVYVDGGLREPRHLCGAWGLGAAQVFLARPVLAALALGGAAGVRDLLLGLAEELVEACRLLGATTPADLAGTVVKSEHHRGDSCGLDR from the coding sequence GTGCCCGGATCGGTCGAGGACCTGATGGAGCGCGCCGCTGCCCACCTGCCCGCGCCGGTGGCCGCCTACCTGGCCATGGGCTCCGGTGCCGGCATCGCCGCGGCGGAGGCCACGCCCGCGTGGGACGCGCTCCGGTTCGCGCCGCGCGTGCTGCGCTCGGTCACCGACGTCGAGCTGCGCGATGCAGACGGATTGCTTCCCTTCGGGATCGCGCCCGCCACGCTCCAGCGGGCAGTGCACCCCGACGGCGAGCTGGCCACCGCTCGCGGAGCGGCCGAGGCCGGTGCGCGCATGGTCGTCTCGAGCAACACCGGCACGCCGTTCCGCGCGATCGCCGAGACCGGCGTGACCTGGTGGCTGCAGACCTACCTCCCGCCCGACCGCCCCAGCGCCGAACCGCTCCTGCAGCGAGCGGTCGAGGCCGGCGCGGCCGCAGTCGTCCTCACCGCCGACACCCCGGTCGTCGCGCGCAAGCGGGACGCCGTCGCCGCCCGGGTGTGGGGAGAGATCGACCCAGCGTTCGTAGGCGCCGAGCATCCGCGTACGCCGCTGGAGGTCCCCGAGCGCGGGGAGGGGACCGACCGGTATCGCGAGAAGGCCACCGACCTCGGCCCCCATGACATCGGGTGGCTGGCCGCCGTGACCGGGTTGCCGGTCGTGGTCAAGGGCGTTCTGCGTGCCGACGACGCTCAGCGGTGCATCGACGCGGGTGCCGCGGCCGTGTGGGTGTCGAACCACGGCGGGCGCCAGTTCGACGGCGCGCTTCCGACGGCCCGGGCCTTGCCCGGCGTCGTCGCGTCCGCCGCAGGCCAGGTCCCGGTGTACGTCGACGGGGGTCTGCGTGAGCCTCGCCACCTGTGCGGGGCCTGGGGGCTGGGCGCCGCGCAGGTCTTCCTCGCCCGCCCGGTCCTCGCGGCCCTCGCGCTGGGAGGCGCCGCCGGCGTCCGGGACCTCCTGCTGGGGTTGGCCGAGGAGCTCGTCGAGGCGTGCCGCCTGCTGGGTGCCACCACGCCGGCCGACCTGGCTGGGACGGTGGTGAAGAGCGAACACCACCGCGGTGATTCGTGCGGTTTGGATCGGTAA